DNA from Asticcacaulis excentricus:
GAATAGCCGGTACCGAAATCGTCCAGTGACAGATGACAACCGAGGGTCTTCAGCATCTGCATGGATTGGCGTGCCTTGACGAAATCGTGGGCCATGGCGGTTTCGGTGATTTCAAAGTCGATGCGTCGGGGGTCAATGCCGGACGCATTGACGATGGCCACCAGACGTACCACGCCTTCGGCGGCGCAGATATCGTGTGCCGACAGGTTAAACGACAGGCCGATATCTTCGGGCCAGTTGCGCATCTCACGTAGCGCCTTTTCCAGTAGCACGCGGGTGACGCCGCCAATCAGGCCAGCGCGTTCGGCCACGGGAATGAATACATCCGGGGCCACCAGACCCAGTTGCGGACTGTACCAGCGGGCCAGAGCCTCAAAAGACAGCACGCGACCGCTTTTCAGATCGACAATGGGCTGGAACAGCTGGATCAGCTCCTGTTCGAGATCGGCGGACAGAAGATGGCGTTCGATCTGCGTCTGGGTACGGATTTCCGCGGCGTGCTTGTCACTGAACAGAACGGTCTGACCCCGTAAGTTACGCTTCGCATAATAGAGTGCGTAGTCGGCATTTTCGAACAGGATTTCCGCAGACTGTATGGTCTCGCACCACGTCGCCATGCCGATGGAGCTGGCCATATGGGCGTGTGTGCTGCCGATGGTAAAGGGCAGGCGTACAACATCGGTCAGGTGGCGACCGACTTCGCTTAGGGCCTCGTCGGACGCAGCGTCGCGCACGATCAGACCAAACTCATCCCCCCCCAGCCGGTAGATGTCGGCCTTGGCGTCGATAAAGCCCAGGCAGGCCTTTTCAAGGCGCCGCGCGGTTTCACTCAACACCCGGTCACCGGTGGCGTGCCCGTAGGTGTCATTGATCGGCTTGAAGCCGTCGAGATCCAACACGCCGACGGACAGGGCCAACCGCCCGGCCTGCGCCTCGGCAAAGGCTTTTTCCAGATCGTGAAAGAAGCGGCGGCGGTTGGGCAGTTCAGTCAGGGCGTCGAGATTGGCGATGCGGAAGTTTTCGTCCGATAAGGCTTGCGTTTCGGCCTGCTTGGTCATCAGGTCGCGACGCGAACGCACCAGATCGGCAAAGTCGCGATAATGCGTCATCAGGATGGTCAGGATAGCGGCGCTGACCAGCACGATATTCACGGCAATCGCTTTTTCAGTCTGATCACCCCACAAACCGAAAAACAGGATAAACGGCACATTGACGATCAATGTCACCAGAATAGCCGCCGATCTCAGATGCATCAGGCAAAAGATACAGCCAACGACGGTGATACCCATGTAGAAGATCACATGACCTTGCGCGTGGGCGTCTCCATAGGGGTGCAGGCTCAGGCCCCAGCTCATAAACCCGATGGCCAGAAACGCCGCCATCTTGGTGGTGCGGCGAAGCTGAGCCACGGCAAATTCGGGCGTTACGTTCTGGTGACGGTTGCGCCACCAATGAATCCCGCGCACGCCGGCGATCAGGCACAGGGTGCCTGGCAGCCAAACCGACAGCCACAGAGGGGCGAGGTGAGAAAAGGTATAGCTGACGGCCACAGAGCTGACGATCAGCAGGAAATAAAGCAGAGGCACCTGCCGTGACAAGGCGCGGAACTGCGCCACCGCCAGTTCGGGATCATTGGTGGAGACGCTGAAAAGGGTACCCAGGGTTCTACTTAATGATGTCACGGCTCTGACCGGCAGGTTATTCATTCCAGCCATCTTAAGCCATTTTATCTAAAAAGAATTTAATCGACGTTTTAGTCAAAACTATCGCGGGTTATCGTGCGGCGCTCCGCTTCGATCTGTTTCTGTTTCTGCCAGTAGGCGGCCCCCTCATAGGGGCGGAACAGGGTGCGCGGCGCGCCTTTTTTGGTCATGACGGCAAAGACATTGCGTCTGGAATCATAAAATAAAGTGTCGCCATTGTTGCGGGCCAGGGTTTCGACCCCCTTGGGTGGCGCATGGATAAAACCGTGCACCATGCCCAGCCATTCTTCATAGGAACGTGCGCCGACCTCGGCCCCGTGCTTTTCATAATGATAAGTGGCGTTCTCATAGGCGCTGTATTTGCGGTTCGACGACCAAAGGGGCCAGTCACCATAGCGTGTAGAGGTGATTTCGACCTTGGGGCCGATGGGCAAGCGTATGGCGTCGCTGTTTTCGCGCGGGGCCGGGGCTTCGGCCTCAACCGGCGGCGGTGCCTCGGACGGCGTGGCGCGGGGTGCTGGCGCTTCGGCCGGGGCCACCTGTTGCGCCGGGGCCTCGCCCTTGCCATCGGTCAGGACGGCGGACGGTCCGGCATCGCAGGCCGTCAGTAGCAGCAGCAGACCCACCGCCGCCAGAAGTCGTTGTGCGATCCTCATGCGTCCCCCATATGTCTTGCCAGACCCTCGCAAAGGCCATTAAAGACCATATCATGACTGTTGCAAGCCCACCCCGTATCCTGTTGATCGTCGGCGGCGGTATCGCCGCCTACAAGTCGCTGGAGCTGATCCGTCTCCTCAAAAAGGCGGGCCTGGCGGTGCGCGTCGTGCTGACAAAGGCCGCTCAGCAGTTTGTCACGCCCCTGAGCGCCGCCGCCTTGTCGGGGGACAAGGTCTA
Protein-coding regions in this window:
- a CDS encoding putative bifunctional diguanylate cyclase/phosphodiesterase, coding for MAGMNNLPVRAVTSLSRTLGTLFSVSTNDPELAVAQFRALSRQVPLLYFLLIVSSVAVSYTFSHLAPLWLSVWLPGTLCLIAGVRGIHWWRNRHQNVTPEFAVAQLRRTTKMAAFLAIGFMSWGLSLHPYGDAHAQGHVIFYMGITVVGCIFCLMHLRSAAILVTLIVNVPFILFFGLWGDQTEKAIAVNIVLVSAAILTILMTHYRDFADLVRSRRDLMTKQAETQALSDENFRIANLDALTELPNRRRFFHDLEKAFAEAQAGRLALSVGVLDLDGFKPINDTYGHATGDRVLSETARRLEKACLGFIDAKADIYRLGGDEFGLIVRDAASDEALSEVGRHLTDVVRLPFTIGSTHAHMASSIGMATWCETIQSAEILFENADYALYYAKRNLRGQTVLFSDKHAAEIRTQTQIERHLLSADLEQELIQLFQPIVDLKSGRVLSFEALARWYSPQLGLVAPDVFIPVAERAGLIGGVTRVLLEKALREMRNWPEDIGLSFNLSAHDICAAEGVVRLVAIVNASGIDPRRIDFEITETAMAHDFVKARQSMQMLKTLGCHLSLDDFGTGYSSLSYVHRLPLDRIKVDRSFVTDIENDCASKVVRSMTGLCSDMGLKSIIEGVETPEQLERLREMACDMAQGYLFAKPMHPSMIAGYLADTNRIKVQAQ